The following proteins come from a genomic window of Nostoc sp. TCL26-01:
- a CDS encoding MarC family protein, whose translation MDTSVLIQTFIAVFVLADAIGNIPIVLALTKGMTPEDRNKVIDKASIIAIAVLLVFAFGGQYILNYLEISMASLRVAGGLLLLLIALQMLRGELETPITEEGRDVAITPLALPLLAGPGTLTTVMLLISKPENPNLEVTLGMIGAMFVSWLILRLANQIEKLIGVEGSVIVTQLLGFLLAALAVEIGSTGIRELFLR comes from the coding sequence GTGGATACCTCGGTTTTGATTCAGACTTTTATCGCTGTGTTCGTGTTGGCAGATGCAATAGGTAATATACCAATAGTTTTGGCTTTAACCAAAGGGATGACACCAGAAGATAGAAATAAAGTAATTGATAAAGCCAGTATTATAGCGATCGCAGTTCTGCTAGTGTTTGCTTTTGGTGGTCAATATATTTTGAATTATCTAGAAATTAGCATGGCATCCTTGCGAGTAGCTGGAGGATTGCTGCTGCTATTAATTGCCTTGCAAATGCTTCGGGGCGAGTTGGAGACACCCATTACCGAAGAAGGGCGTGATGTGGCAATTACACCTCTAGCTTTGCCGTTGTTAGCAGGGCCGGGTACACTAACAACAGTGATGTTGTTGATTTCTAAACCTGAGAATCCCAATTTAGAGGTAACATTGGGGATGATCGGAGCGATGTTTGTCTCCTGGTTAATTTTGCGCTTGGCGAATCAAATAGAGAAGTTGATTGGAGTTGAGGGTAGCGTGATTGTGACTCAGCTTTTAGGCTTTTTGTTAGCGGCGCTAGCAGTGGAAATTGGTAGCACCGGCATTCGAGAGTTGTTTTTGCGCTAG
- a CDS encoding DUF5132 domain-containing protein produces the protein MMPKITDFVEEAGAPGLIAGIGAVILAPVLIPVVAGIGKPIAKSLIKGGILAYEKSKGAFAELGETWEDIVAEAKAELAESKETPAFEAASTNIDSSDNGV, from the coding sequence ATCATGCCTAAAATTACTGATTTTGTTGAAGAAGCCGGCGCTCCTGGACTTATCGCTGGTATTGGTGCTGTAATATTAGCTCCTGTTTTGATTCCCGTCGTTGCAGGTATTGGTAAACCCATCGCTAAATCACTCATCAAAGGCGGAATTCTCGCCTATGAAAAAAGTAAAGGCGCTTTTGCTGAACTAGGCGAAACCTGGGAAGATATCGTAGCTGAGGCGAAAGCTGAATTGGCGGAATCTAAAGAAACACCTGCATTTGAAGCTGCTAGCACGAATATTGATAGCTCCGATAATGGGGTGTAA
- a CDS encoding carbon-nitrogen hydrolase family protein, with product MKSYLAAAIQMTSVPDLHKNLAQAEELIDLAVRRGAELVGLPENFSFMGEEQDKLAQAEAIARESEIFIKKMAQRFQVTLLGGSFPVPVGDTGKVYNTTILVSPSGEELARYNKVHLFDVNVPDGNTYRESSTVVAGQQLPPVHFSERLGNIGVSICYDVRFPELYRHLSDKGTDIIFIPAAFTAFTGKDHWQVLLQARAIENTAYVIAPAQAGNNYSRRLTHGHAVIIDPWGVILADAGDKPGIAIAEINPSRLEQVRRQMPSLQHRVFS from the coding sequence ATGAAGTCTTATTTAGCAGCTGCTATTCAAATGACCAGTGTGCCTGATTTACACAAAAATTTGGCACAAGCAGAAGAATTAATTGATTTAGCCGTGCGTCGGGGTGCTGAATTGGTTGGTTTGCCCGAAAACTTTTCATTTATGGGCGAAGAACAAGATAAACTAGCACAAGCAGAAGCGATCGCTCGTGAAAGTGAAATTTTTATCAAAAAAATGGCGCAGCGTTTCCAAGTCACTCTTTTGGGTGGTAGTTTTCCTGTGCCGGTAGGAGATACAGGTAAAGTCTATAACACTACAATCCTCGTTAGCCCCAGTGGTGAGGAACTCGCACGTTACAATAAGGTACATCTTTTTGATGTGAATGTTCCTGATGGTAATACATACCGGGAATCTAGCACGGTTGTAGCAGGTCAACAATTACCACCCGTCCACTTTTCCGAAAGACTGGGAAACATTGGTGTATCGATTTGCTACGATGTCCGTTTCCCAGAACTATACCGCCATTTATCTGATAAAGGAACAGATATTATTTTTATACCAGCTGCCTTTACAGCATTTACAGGCAAAGATCACTGGCAAGTTTTACTCCAAGCCAGAGCCATCGAAAATACTGCCTACGTAATTGCCCCCGCACAAGCTGGTAACAATTACAGCCGCCGCCTTACTCACGGACACGCCGTTATTATCGATCCTTGGGGAGTAATTTTAGCTGATGCTGGCGACAAACCAGGAATTGCGATCGCCGAAATTAATCCCTCCCGCTTAGAACAAGTCCGTCGTCAAATGCCTTCCCTACAGCATCGGGTTTTTAGTTGA
- a CDS encoding NACHT domain-containing NTPase, with the protein MAKRSLQASAQGIKKAKQAFKRKGWTQEYLASEVGLETRQPIWKFFSGKPVDRHVFNDICSALELEASEIVQPFVFDESITLDLLEEHATLDIDGLVEKLRAIHHHKIQAQCGTLHLLDITRPVAVNDIYIEVNVCEDIANQKWLDINELQKLNSHDHHSSIFTQLSSQQLGGLAAVAKYEKMILLGKPGSGKTTFLQSVALSCNQGIFLGNYLPIFINLKSFADDARDYHQLSLCKYIHEYLMDSSISELELMMILHQGRALILLDGLDKIIGSNQEKILNKIRSFIDKFYKNRLVITCRTGANHSKFYGFTELEIADFNKLQIAEFTHKWFSLVAKNSPDEAQIIVYQFMQKLEIAENSEILQLATTPLLLNLICLFWQSVRDFPPNHWEIYKQSLDLLLVRWDEVRGMKFSQVTPDLSLLHKIKLLSHIAIISFYQQHYWFTETQIKQIIADYLCSLPNANTDLDALELESGAVLQMMEMQHGLLVEKAKGIYAFSHLIFQEYFTAREIVTNTNHQNLKDLTNHLNDKPWRKVFLLSAAMLKPADALFKLMKAAIDHMVIKNAKLSKFLQWVEQKSAQVKSECCCASVRAFYLTTALPPDNPLAGNQDLAIALDHQFTSKLSGDLALDLALIHALMVSLTITADIFFLRLSTLNLALDLKHLLVNEVFLHQSLQHLQYQLPSPTQSRENLRIWWQANGQTWTEELRTVLINTRQIGYDWQFHQQDCQDLQQYWDANKLLLDCLLVANDLSPSLRSHLEMSIVKFSHQNSADTNS; encoded by the coding sequence ATGGCAAAGCGATCGCTACAAGCATCAGCACAAGGTATCAAAAAGGCCAAGCAGGCGTTTAAACGCAAAGGTTGGACACAAGAATATTTAGCTTCTGAAGTCGGGTTAGAAACTCGCCAGCCCATATGGAAATTTTTTAGTGGTAAGCCTGTTGACCGTCATGTCTTTAATGATATATGTTCTGCCCTTGAGTTAGAAGCCTCAGAAATTGTTCAACCATTTGTTTTTGATGAGTCTATCACACTAGATTTACTAGAAGAACACGCCACGCTAGATATTGACGGTTTGGTAGAAAAACTCAGAGCAATTCATCACCATAAAATTCAAGCCCAATGCGGTACATTACATCTTTTAGATATTACTCGACCTGTTGCTGTCAATGATATTTATATCGAGGTTAATGTTTGTGAAGATATTGCTAATCAAAAATGGTTAGATATTAATGAATTACAAAAGTTAAACTCTCATGACCATCACAGTTCTATTTTCACTCAATTGTCTTCTCAACAACTTGGTGGTTTAGCAGCCGTCGCCAAATATGAGAAGATGATTCTGTTAGGAAAACCAGGTTCAGGTAAAACTACATTTTTACAATCAGTTGCCCTGAGTTGCAATCAAGGTATTTTTCTGGGCAACTATTTACCAATTTTCATTAATCTTAAGAGTTTTGCTGATGATGCTAGAGATTACCATCAACTTAGTTTATGCAAATACATACATGAATATTTGATGGACTCTAGTATTTCTGAATTAGAATTGATGATGATATTACATCAAGGTAGAGCTTTAATTTTATTGGATGGCTTAGATAAGATTATTGGCAGCAATCAGGAAAAAATTCTGAATAAAATCAGGAGTTTTATTGATAAGTTTTACAAAAATCGCTTAGTTATTACTTGTCGCACAGGTGCAAACCACTCTAAGTTTTATGGTTTTACTGAATTAGAAATTGCTGATTTTAATAAATTACAAATAGCTGAATTTACCCATAAATGGTTTTCACTAGTTGCCAAAAATTCTCCTGATGAAGCGCAAATAATAGTCTATCAATTCATGCAAAAACTGGAGATAGCCGAAAACTCAGAAATTCTCCAATTAGCGACTACACCACTGCTATTGAATCTCATTTGTCTGTTTTGGCAATCTGTGAGAGACTTTCCTCCTAACCATTGGGAAATTTATAAGCAATCTCTGGATCTACTACTAGTACGTTGGGATGAAGTTAGAGGAATGAAATTTTCTCAAGTCACACCTGACTTGTCTTTACTACATAAAATCAAACTACTTAGTCACATTGCCATCATTAGCTTTTATCAACAGCATTACTGGTTTACAGAAACTCAAATTAAACAAATTATTGCTGATTATTTATGTAGCTTACCTAATGCAAATACTGATCTAGATGCTTTAGAATTAGAGAGTGGAGCAGTTTTGCAAATGATGGAAATGCAACATGGACTGCTAGTAGAAAAGGCAAAAGGAATTTATGCTTTTTCTCACTTAATTTTTCAAGAGTATTTCACAGCTAGAGAGATTGTTACTAATACTAATCATCAAAATTTAAAAGACTTGACTAATCACTTAAATGATAAACCTTGGCGCAAAGTCTTTTTACTAAGTGCGGCAATGCTCAAACCAGCAGATGCTTTATTTAAGTTAATGAAGGCAGCGATTGATCATATGGTGATCAAAAATGCTAAGTTATCTAAATTTCTGCAGTGGGTAGAACAAAAATCTGCTCAAGTCAAATCTGAGTGCTGCTGTGCTAGTGTCCGGGCTTTTTACTTGACGACTGCTCTACCCCCAGATAATCCTTTAGCTGGCAATCAAGATTTAGCGATCGCTTTAGATCATCAGTTTACCAGTAAATTGTCTGGAGATTTAGCTCTAGATTTGGCTTTGATTCATGCACTGATGGTAAGTTTGACAATCACGGCAGATATCTTTTTCTTGAGACTATCTACTTTAAACTTAGCGCTTGACTTGAAACACTTGTTAGTCAATGAAGTATTTTTGCACCAATCTCTGCAACACCTCCAATATCAGCTACCATCTCCTACTCAAAGTCGAGAAAATTTAAGAATTTGGTGGCAAGCCAACGGCCAAACCTGGACAGAGGAGTTACGAACTGTACTCATCAATACTCGCCAAATTGGCTATGATTGGCAGTTCCATCAACAAGATTGTCAGGATTTACAACAGTACTGGGATGCAAATAAGTTACTTCTAGATTGTCTTTTAGTGGCTAATGATCTTTCGCCTAGTCTACGGAGTCATTTAGAAATGTCGATTGTCAAATTCTCTCACCAAAACAGTGCTGATACTAATTCGTAA
- a CDS encoding HMA2 domain-containing protein, whose amino-acid sequence MLTNSHGNLTTMPKIQEKINFSVPSPPISTKIISDTPGRLRLRISQSHRLPETMAHIASVLAAQPKVSEVRTNTEHGSIVIKHDGTSDSCQDVLATLKDLGMIFTEITVGNTEAATTVSSAVVDLNKRVKQATDGVVDIRFLFPLGLSILAVRQLIIKGLQFEIIPWYVLAWYSFDSFIKLHGITPPKESQ is encoded by the coding sequence ATGTTGACCAATAGTCATGGTAATCTCACGACAATGCCAAAAATTCAAGAGAAAATAAATTTTAGTGTGCCATCTCCACCCATATCTACCAAGATTATTAGTGACACACCAGGAAGATTAAGATTGAGAATTTCCCAATCTCACCGTCTACCAGAAACAATGGCACATATCGCTAGTGTGTTAGCAGCACAACCCAAAGTTAGTGAAGTGCGGACTAATACCGAGCATGGCAGTATTGTGATTAAACATGATGGCACAAGTGATAGTTGTCAAGATGTGTTAGCAACCCTCAAAGATTTAGGAATGATTTTCACCGAAATCACAGTAGGGAATACAGAAGCAGCTACTACCGTATCCAGTGCAGTTGTCGATTTGAATAAACGAGTTAAACAAGCAACTGATGGTGTGGTTGATATCCGGTTCCTTTTCCCTCTCGGACTGAGTATTCTCGCTGTGAGACAATTAATTATTAAAGGGTTGCAGTTTGAAATTATCCCCTGGTACGTGTTAGCTTGGTACTCCTTTGATAGCTTTATCAAACTGCATGGAATTACACCACCGAAAGAGAGTCAATAG
- a CDS encoding NAD(P)/FAD-dependent oxidoreductase: MNDIIVIGAGIAGLVCAQQLSQAGYSVLVVEKSRGLGGRVATRRLHETLADHGACYLKPKGELFTSLVELLCDRQILKVWTDQVHEFHPDSGLFTPDLAYRYVAPGGMSAIAKFLAQNLQILLNQRVTEINLTGNKTWRLTLESSNEVLTAKALVVAIPAPQALTLLTPLGEGVLGGEFLTNLSAVEFSACISAIAGYPASSHLIPDWQAISFIDDAILGWIGLDSSKRLQPQQPVFVLHSSAKFAQQHLESPDLQPLGQQMLQSAAETLAIPGLTTPEWLQVHRWRYAFPSIPWSEPILSAASPLPLVCCGDWCGGHLVEGAMLSGIAASGEINNYLSQLLLPGVNFFKVFSE, encoded by the coding sequence ATGAACGATATCATAGTCATTGGTGCAGGTATAGCTGGCTTAGTTTGCGCCCAGCAGTTAAGTCAAGCTGGTTATTCTGTGTTGGTTGTGGAAAAGTCTCGTGGTTTGGGGGGACGAGTGGCTACACGACGCTTACACGAAACTTTGGCAGATCATGGTGCTTGTTATCTCAAGCCTAAAGGCGAATTATTTACTAGTCTTGTGGAGTTATTGTGCGATCGCCAGATCCTAAAAGTCTGGACAGATCAAGTTCATGAATTCCATCCCGATTCAGGACTATTTACTCCTGACTTAGCATACCGTTATGTTGCGCCTGGGGGGATGAGTGCGATCGCTAAATTTCTCGCTCAGAATTTGCAGATTTTACTCAATCAGCGTGTCACAGAAATTAACTTAACTGGAAACAAAACTTGGCGACTGACTTTAGAATCGAGCAATGAGGTACTAACAGCTAAGGCTTTAGTTGTGGCTATTCCTGCACCTCAAGCTTTGACACTATTAACACCATTGGGGGAAGGTGTACTGGGAGGAGAATTTCTGACAAATTTAAGTGCTGTGGAATTCTCTGCTTGTATTAGTGCGATCGCTGGTTATCCTGCTTCCTCTCATCTTATCCCTGATTGGCAAGCTATCAGTTTTATTGATGATGCTATTTTGGGATGGATTGGTTTAGATAGCAGCAAACGTCTCCAACCCCAACAACCAGTGTTTGTCTTGCACAGTAGTGCCAAGTTTGCCCAACAACATCTAGAATCACCAGACTTACAACCATTAGGACAGCAGATGTTGCAATCTGCTGCTGAGACTTTAGCAATTCCCGGTTTAACTACACCAGAGTGGTTACAAGTTCATCGTTGGCGCTATGCTTTTCCTAGCATTCCTTGGTCAGAGCCAATTTTATCGGCTGCATCGCCATTACCTTTAGTTTGTTGTGGTGATTGGTGCGGTGGCCATCTTGTAGAAGGAGCAATGCTTTCAGGAATAGCTGCATCTGGGGAAATTAACAATTATTTAAGTCAATTACTACTTCCTGGTGTGAACTTTTTCAAAGTTTTTAGTGAATAA
- a CDS encoding YaaW family protein, which produces MDELRAALELATDEELQDLTAILFSRKFNPLDYVHTPEPIEIQSQDREAWLDSLENRFRFLAADGVTVLRGRTTQVTYRQALIQVCKYLKIPYSQDLTTIDLEAEVFLHLLGKVWKKLPETEKQKLAARVQRHLVKSNIKQPLPLLLQRDPLSLLLKGGSALAVTSVVQPLVLQQIARQFALHFATYQVATEAVIKGSQVATTQFQSYVALQMARRGMTVNAARYGAVRSLFAFVGPVMWAWFFADLGWRTIATNYGRIIPTIFALAQIRLTRAECWELA; this is translated from the coding sequence TTGGATGAGTTGAGGGCGGCGCTAGAGTTAGCAACTGACGAAGAATTACAGGATTTAACAGCAATTCTGTTTAGTCGCAAGTTCAATCCCCTAGATTATGTTCACACACCGGAACCCATCGAAATTCAAAGTCAAGACCGTGAAGCTTGGCTAGATTCGCTAGAAAATCGCTTTCGATTTTTAGCAGCAGATGGGGTAACAGTACTTAGGGGACGGACAACCCAAGTAACTTACCGTCAAGCACTGATTCAAGTTTGTAAATATTTGAAAATTCCTTACTCTCAAGATTTAACAACAATTGATTTAGAAGCAGAAGTATTTCTCCATCTGTTAGGAAAGGTGTGGAAAAAATTACCAGAAACAGAAAAACAAAAATTGGCGGCGCGAGTACAACGTCATCTGGTGAAATCCAATATCAAACAACCTTTACCACTACTATTACAGCGTGATCCTTTGAGCTTGTTATTAAAAGGTGGTAGCGCTTTAGCTGTGACATCCGTTGTTCAACCACTTGTTTTACAACAAATTGCCCGTCAATTTGCCTTGCATTTTGCCACATACCAAGTAGCAACAGAAGCAGTAATCAAGGGTTCTCAAGTAGCAACAACACAGTTTCAAAGCTATGTAGCCTTGCAAATGGCTAGAAGGGGTATGACTGTAAATGCGGCTCGTTATGGAGCAGTTCGCAGCCTGTTTGCTTTTGTTGGCCCTGTGATGTGGGCTTGGTTTTTTGCCGATTTAGGCTGGAGAACCATTGCCACTAACTACGGTAGAATTATCCCTACTATTTTTGCTTTGGCGCAAATTCGTCTCACCCGTGCTGAATGTTGGGAGTTGGCTTGA
- a CDS encoding type II toxin-antitoxin system HicB family antitoxin yields MQSQQGYTSIIRPDDNTTFMANIPAMLSYYPWGKTPDQARGELIDVFDMIQQEYEEHERSIPDKVEFAADEERHQLR; encoded by the coding sequence ATGCAGTCTCAGCAAGGCTACACCAGCATAATTCGCCCCGACGATAATACTACTTTTATGGCCAATATACCAGCCATGCTCAGTTATTATCCTTGGGGAAAAACACCAGATCAAGCTCGTGGGGAACTGATTGACGTTTTTGACATGATTCAACAAGAGTACGAAGAACATGAACGTTCCATACCGGACAAGGTTGAATTTGCAGCAGACGAAGAACGCCACCAATTAAGATAA
- a CDS encoding O-antigen ligase, with the protein MLGVGLKIAFYRPKPDDQFPWNCFQLGLLIFPLTPFVGFVCMMLAVLITWWRQYRTIIQQPINWGFALFSFLLFVSAVFANDKAAAFVGLFNLLPFILIVTGLSALIQTTAQLRRIAWILVISSVPIVMMGFGQLFLGWDLQVQVLWILLDWTITPSGFPPGRMAAIFMHANILAAYLAIAFTLAIGLLLDEVHSPVPNTQSPIPKIFLTLSIIANFAALILTNSRNGWAIAIIACLAFAFYQGWRLLVGGVAGIVTTVLLAAFAPPPVAQIFRRVVPAFFWARLNDDLYPDRPVALMRKTQWQFAWSLTQQRPWTGWGLRNFTALYKNQMQIDLGHPHNLFLMLSAETGLPCTLLFLGLLGWIFFAGFQILRKLNAQGKEDGLILFSYLVVFGEWVLFNTVDVTLFDFRLNTLSWIIMSAICGTVYYYNRHHDLVTNKS; encoded by the coding sequence ATGTTGGGAGTTGGCTTGAAAATAGCTTTTTATCGTCCCAAACCTGATGATCAATTTCCTTGGAATTGCTTTCAATTAGGACTATTAATTTTTCCACTCACGCCTTTTGTGGGTTTTGTCTGTATGATGTTGGCGGTATTGATTACCTGGTGGCGACAATACCGCACCATTATTCAGCAGCCAATTAACTGGGGATTTGCTCTTTTCAGTTTTTTGCTGTTTGTTTCTGCTGTCTTTGCCAATGACAAAGCGGCAGCTTTTGTGGGACTGTTCAATTTATTGCCATTCATCTTGATAGTGACAGGTTTGAGCGCCTTAATTCAAACAACTGCCCAATTAAGGCGCATAGCCTGGATTTTGGTGATTAGTTCCGTACCAATTGTCATGATGGGCTTTGGACAGTTGTTTTTGGGCTGGGATTTGCAGGTACAAGTTTTGTGGATTTTGCTCGATTGGACTATTACACCATCCGGATTTCCACCAGGAAGAATGGCAGCGATTTTCATGCACGCCAATATTTTGGCAGCTTATTTAGCGATCGCTTTCACACTAGCGATCGGATTATTATTAGATGAAGTTCATTCTCCAGTCCCCAATACCCAATCCCCGATCCCCAAAATTTTCCTCACCCTCTCAATCATCGCTAACTTTGCCGCTTTGATTTTAACTAACTCGCGTAATGGATGGGCGATCGCTATTATTGCTTGTTTAGCATTCGCATTTTATCAAGGTTGGCGCTTATTAGTCGGTGGTGTTGCTGGCATAGTCACTACTGTTTTATTAGCAGCTTTTGCCCCTCCCCCAGTGGCGCAAATTTTTCGTCGTGTCGTCCCGGCTTTCTTTTGGGCAAGATTAAACGATGATTTGTATCCAGACCGGCCAGTGGCTTTAATGCGAAAAACTCAGTGGCAATTTGCTTGGTCTTTGACTCAACAACGTCCCTGGACAGGATGGGGATTGCGTAATTTTACAGCCCTTTATAAAAACCAGATGCAGATTGATTTGGGACACCCCCATAATTTATTTTTGATGCTATCTGCGGAAACTGGATTGCCATGTACTTTGTTATTTTTAGGTTTACTTGGTTGGATATTTTTTGCGGGTTTTCAAATACTCAGAAAATTAAATGCTCAGGGGAAAGAAGATGGATTAATATTATTTAGTTATCTGGTAGTTTTTGGTGAGTGGGTGTTATTCAATACAGTAGATGTAACTCTATTTGATTTTAGATTGAACACTCTTTCATGGATCATCATGTCTGCTATTTGTGGAACTGTATACTATTACAATCGGCATCATGATTTAGTTACTAACAAAAGTTAG
- a CDS encoding response regulator: protein MSKILVIEDDINVRQNILELLHSEGFNNILEAHNGRMGVQLAQAEIPDLIICDVMMPELDGHEVLKTLRQQPETAMIPLIFLTAKSDKTDFRQGMALGADDYVIKPFTRVELLTAISCRLEKHSIIKQHSQQKLENLRNSIALSLPHEMRTPLNGILGFSQFMMEESESLDAGTIRDMAESIYLSGERLFALIQNFLLYAELEIIATDSEQIKLLQSQNTLFPTLLLTNIITEKAIKVGRKADLQVNLQPCNVKISLEKLTKIIEELVDNALKFSPAGSPIQINTELVNNTLTLNFIDYGRGMTATQIAELGAYQQFERKLYEQQGSGLGLIIAKRLAELHGGNLKIKSQPDEKTIVQVMLPASTLPRK, encoded by the coding sequence ATGAGTAAAATTTTAGTTATTGAAGATGACATCAATGTTCGTCAAAATATTTTAGAACTACTACATAGTGAGGGATTTAACAATATACTTGAAGCTCACAATGGACGTATGGGTGTGCAATTAGCGCAAGCAGAAATTCCTGATTTAATTATTTGTGATGTCATGATGCCAGAACTAGATGGTCATGAAGTATTAAAAACGTTACGTCAACAGCCAGAAACGGCAATGATTCCTTTAATTTTCTTAACTGCTAAATCTGACAAAACCGACTTCCGTCAAGGCATGGCACTGGGGGCAGATGATTACGTGATTAAGCCCTTTACTAGAGTAGAGTTATTAACAGCAATTAGTTGTCGCTTAGAAAAACACAGTATTATTAAACAGCACAGCCAACAAAAACTGGAAAATTTACGTAATAGTATAGCTCTATCTCTCCCTCACGAAATGCGAACACCTTTGAATGGGATTTTAGGTTTTTCACAGTTTATGATGGAAGAAAGCGAGAGCCTAGATGCCGGAACAATTCGGGATATGGCTGAGTCTATTTATTTATCTGGTGAACGTTTATTTGCGTTGATTCAAAATTTTTTGCTGTATGCAGAACTAGAGATTATTGCTACAGATTCAGAACAAATTAAATTACTACAAAGCCAAAATACTCTATTTCCTACTCTTTTATTAACGAATATAATTACGGAAAAAGCTATAAAAGTAGGTAGAAAAGCCGATTTGCAAGTCAATTTACAACCGTGTAATGTGAAAATCTCGCTAGAAAAGCTGACTAAAATTATCGAAGAATTGGTTGATAATGCTCTCAAATTTTCCCCTGCGGGAAGTCCCATTCAAATTAATACTGAGTTGGTTAATAATACATTAACTTTAAATTTTATAGACTACGGGCGCGGGATGACCGCAACACAAATTGCTGAATTAGGTGCTTATCAGCAATTTGAACGTAAACTTTATGAACAACAAGGCTCAGGCTTAGGATTAATTATTGCTAAACGTCTAGCAGAATTACACGGCGGCAATCTGAAGATTAAAAGCCAGCCAGATGAAAAAACTATTGTGCAAGTAATGCTACCTGCAAGTACGTTACCCAGGAAGTGA